The following coding sequences lie in one Nitrospirota bacterium genomic window:
- a CDS encoding response regulator, with protein sequence MADVAEMKSVLVVDDNSEVRELMEEILTGSGFSVSVASNGQTAIELARDYDYDVVVLDMVMPKMRGQYVLSELKRNKPFLKVIVITGFATIENAVEAIKCGASDYVTKPFNVESFLTVIRRVIEESSFEKEVGELEMDKILMSLSNPIRRNAIKVLYRKKAARFMELNRELSLYDHTKLVFHLKILKEANIISQDVNKAYLLTDAGQKVYQSLLILEKYLVSFETPQFM encoded by the coding sequence ATGGCAGATGTAGCAGAGATGAAAAGCGTGCTTGTAGTAGATGACAATTCAGAGGTGAGGGAATTGATGGAGGAGATACTTACCGGCTCAGGGTTTAGTGTTTCTGTGGCTTCAAATGGGCAGACTGCCATTGAATTAGCACGTGACTACGATTATGATGTCGTGGTTTTGGATATGGTGATGCCAAAGATGAGGGGACAGTATGTTCTTTCAGAGTTGAAACGCAACAAACCTTTTTTGAAAGTAATAGTTATAACTGGTTTTGCCACAATAGAAAATGCCGTTGAAGCCATAAAGTGCGGCGCAAGCGATTATGTTACAAAGCCATTCAATGTCGAATCTTTTTTAACTGTAATTCGCCGTGTGATAGAGGAGTCCTCCTTTGAAAAAGAAGTAGGTGAACTTGAAATGGACAAGATACTGATGTCTCTGTCAAATCCCATAAGGCGCAATGCGATTAAAGTTCTATACCGGAAAAAAGCAGCCCGCTTTATGGAACTTAACAGAGAACTCTCACTGTATGACCACACAAAACTGGTGTTCCATCTTAAAATTCTTAAAGAAGCTAATATAATTTCCCAGGATGTAAACAAAGCCTATCTTCTTACTGATGCTGGCCAGAAAGTATATCAAAGCCTCCTTATTCTTGAAAAATATCTCGTATCATTTGAAACGCCACAATTTATGTGA
- a CDS encoding sodium-translocating pyrophosphatase → MENVLLALIFGISIIGIVVAFMFAKWVLAKDDGTDNMRAISDAIREGANAFLKRQYQTIIILALVFAVVLFIGYGAVRQHQSFDPVSSSVELAIWITLSFVFGAICSLFAGFIGMWVSIRSNIRTAAAARTSVNDALQIALRGGAVSGLMVVCMSLLGVTGLYVLVKSFANVEATKIPFMIVGYGFGASFVALFAQLGGGIYTKAADVGADLVGKVEAGIPEDDPRNPAVIADLVGDNVGDCAGRGADLFESTAAENIGAMILAAVMAKGIPGVDPLWIIGVMMFPLLARAFGIIASIVGVLFVKIREDEEPMAGLNRGYYVTVFLAIIGLGVASRLLFYLPEYPNAWIYLFFAGVVGVLTSVVFIYITEYYTEFRFRPVRSIAESSQTGPATNIITGVAIGLECTAPTAIAISASLLIAYYLGLHSGFPNAGIFGTAVATMGMLGPAAYVLAMDTFGPISDNAGGIIEMSDQPEDVRNRTDKLDAAGNTTKALTKGYAIGSAALAAFLLFRAYLDEVTNYGHEIKSVDLAEPVVFVGALLGAALVFIFSALAVKAVGTAAYYVIQDVRDQFREKPGILKGTEKPDYGRCVDIVTKGALKQMILPGLVATLSPIIVGLVFKQVGKGAEAVAALIMVGTIAGILMATFFNNAGGAWDNAKKFIEAGNMGGKGSLTHKAAVAGDTVGDPFKDTAGPSLHVLIKLLSTITLVLAPLFI, encoded by the coding sequence ATGGAAAATGTCTTGCTGGCGCTGATATTCGGTATCAGCATCATTGGCATTGTCGTAGCTTTCATGTTCGCCAAATGGGTTTTAGCAAAAGATGACGGCACGGATAACATGAGGGCTATATCGGATGCCATAAGAGAGGGTGCAAATGCTTTTTTAAAAAGGCAGTATCAAACGATAATAATACTTGCATTGGTGTTTGCTGTAGTTTTATTTATAGGCTACGGGGCTGTAAGACAACATCAGAGTTTTGACCCTGTGTCATCAAGTGTTGAGCTGGCCATATGGATAACCTTATCCTTTGTCTTCGGGGCGATATGTTCATTGTTTGCCGGATTCATTGGCATGTGGGTCAGTATAAGGAGTAACATCAGAACTGCTGCGGCAGCACGCACCAGTGTAAACGATGCTCTTCAGATTGCCCTCAGAGGCGGCGCTGTATCAGGCCTTATGGTGGTTTGCATGAGCCTGCTCGGTGTTACGGGACTTTATGTGCTGGTTAAATCATTTGCAAATGTGGAGGCCACTAAAATCCCCTTTATGATAGTAGGATATGGTTTTGGTGCCTCGTTTGTGGCTTTATTTGCCCAGTTGGGCGGTGGTATTTACACTAAGGCTGCCGATGTTGGAGCAGACCTTGTTGGAAAGGTAGAGGCTGGAATTCCTGAGGATGATCCGAGAAACCCTGCCGTTATTGCAGACCTCGTTGGTGACAACGTAGGCGACTGTGCAGGCCGTGGCGCCGACCTCTTTGAGTCCACTGCCGCTGAAAACATCGGAGCTATGATTTTGGCTGCCGTTATGGCAAAAGGCATACCGGGCGTAGACCCGCTTTGGATTATCGGCGTTATGATGTTTCCGCTGCTGGCCAGAGCTTTCGGCATAATAGCGTCAATAGTGGGCGTTTTGTTTGTTAAAATCAGAGAAGACGAGGAACCTATGGCAGGCCTTAACAGGGGTTACTATGTGACCGTATTTCTGGCCATCATAGGTCTTGGTGTGGCAAGCAGACTTCTCTTTTACCTTCCTGAGTACCCCAACGCATGGATATACCTCTTTTTTGCCGGAGTTGTCGGTGTGCTGACCTCAGTTGTCTTTATATATATAACTGAGTACTACACTGAGTTCAGGTTCAGGCCGGTTCGCTCCATAGCCGAGTCAAGCCAGACCGGTCCTGCTACCAATATCATAACTGGTGTGGCAATAGGACTTGAATGTACAGCGCCTACGGCTATTGCTATTTCAGCCTCCCTGTTGATAGCCTACTACCTTGGGCTACATTCCGGGTTCCCAAATGCTGGAATTTTTGGGACTGCAGTTGCTACGATGGGAATGCTTGGACCAGCCGCTTATGTTTTAGCTATGGATACCTTTGGTCCTATATCTGACAATGCCGGTGGTATTATAGAAATGAGCGACCAGCCGGAGGACGTAAGAAACAGAACAGACAAGCTTGACGCAGCCGGTAACACCACAAAGGCGCTCACAAAGGGTTATGCTATCGGCTCAGCAGCCCTTGCTGCATTCTTGCTCTTCAGAGCATACCTTGATGAGGTTACTAACTATGGACATGAAATAAAGTCAGTGGATTTGGCTGAACCAGTAGTGTTTGTTGGAGCGCTTCTTGGCGCAGCCCTTGTGTTTATATTCTCAGCTCTTGCCGTTAAAGCAGTAGGCACAGCAGCTTATTACGTTATTCAAGACGTAAGAGACCAGTTCAGGGAAAAGCCTGGTATTTTGAAAGGCACCGAGAAACCTGATTACGGCCGTTGTGTTGACATCGTAACAAAGGGCGCACTTAAGCAGATGATTTTACCTGGTCTTGTTGCAACCCTTAGCCCGATTATTGTTGGATTGGTATTTAAGCAGGTTGGAAAGGGCGCAGAGGCAGTAGCCGCTCTTATTATGGTTGGAACAATTGCCGGAATTCTTATGGCAACGTTTTTCAATAATGCGGGCGGTGCCTGGGATAATGCTAAGAAATTCATCGAAGCCGGAAACATGGGCGGTAAGGGTTCTTTGACCCACAAGGCCGCTGTTGCCGGTGATACTGTTGGTGATCCTTTTAAAGATACCGCTGGCCCCTCACTTCACGTATTGATTAAACTCCTTTCCACTATCACACTCGTTTTAGCACCACTATTCATATAA
- the leuA gene encoding 2-isopropylmalate synthase produces MPAEKYRPYKAVNLTERMWPSQLLEKAPVWCAVDLRDGNQALPSPMEIQAKLAMFKLLTEIGFKEIEVSFPSASRVDFEFTRYLIENNLIPDDVTIQVITQAREHLIKKTFEAIEGAKRVIVHLYNSTSELQRRVVFKKSRSEIIALATEGVKCIKNESLKYRDTEFVFEYSPESFTATEPEFALEICMEVMNVWQPDIAKKMIINLPSTVEGSSPNVYADTIEWFIKNMGTANAQKSIISVHTHNDRGTAVAATELALLAGAERVEGTLFGNGERTGNVDIITVALNMFTQGVNPHLDIGDINHIVKTYEHCTGMNVHSRHPYAGGLVFTAFSGSHQDAINKGMKALKESNSTFWEVPYIPIDPSDIGKTYESIIRINSQSGKGGIAYIMEEFGFKIPKEMQPEFAAIIQKISEETGKEINADTVWDSFEKHYLNLKSPFELIKCNITESQKEDKGSIAFPSAVDACVKINSKQVHISGQGNGPVDAFCNAIREETSTVFNLIGYHEHALERGSTSRAAAYIQLENDKGQKAFGAGVDTNISIASIKAIISCLNKLE; encoded by the coding sequence ATGCCTGCAGAAAAATACCGTCCATATAAGGCGGTTAATTTAACTGAGCGTATGTGGCCGTCACAGTTACTGGAAAAAGCGCCTGTTTGGTGTGCCGTTGATCTTAGGGATGGCAATCAGGCATTGCCATCCCCTATGGAAATACAAGCAAAACTTGCCATGTTTAAGCTGCTTACAGAGATTGGGTTTAAAGAAATAGAGGTAAGTTTTCCATCAGCCTCAAGGGTTGATTTTGAGTTTACCCGCTATTTGATTGAAAATAACCTGATTCCGGATGACGTAACTATTCAGGTAATTACACAGGCTCGTGAACACCTGATTAAGAAAACCTTTGAGGCTATAGAGGGAGCAAAGCGGGTGATAGTGCATCTTTACAATTCCACATCTGAGTTGCAACGCAGAGTGGTTTTTAAAAAGAGCCGTAGTGAGATTATTGCTCTGGCTACAGAAGGGGTAAAATGTATAAAAAATGAGTCCTTAAAGTACAGAGATACGGAATTTGTGTTTGAGTACTCACCGGAGAGTTTCACCGCTACGGAGCCTGAGTTTGCCCTTGAAATCTGTATGGAGGTTATGAATGTCTGGCAGCCGGATATTGCAAAAAAAATGATAATAAACTTACCATCTACAGTTGAAGGGTCATCTCCTAACGTCTATGCCGATACGATTGAGTGGTTCATTAAAAACATGGGGACTGCTAACGCTCAAAAATCCATAATAAGCGTTCATACCCATAACGACAGAGGAACGGCTGTTGCTGCAACAGAGCTTGCACTGTTGGCAGGCGCAGAGAGGGTAGAGGGCACACTGTTTGGTAATGGAGAGCGCACAGGAAACGTGGATATTATCACTGTTGCACTTAATATGTTTACACAAGGCGTTAATCCGCATCTTGACATAGGTGACATTAACCATATCGTTAAGACGTATGAGCACTGTACCGGCATGAACGTACACAGCCGTCATCCGTATGCAGGCGGACTGGTCTTCACAGCATTTTCCGGCTCCCATCAGGATGCTATAAATAAAGGGATGAAGGCTTTAAAAGAAAGTAATTCAACCTTTTGGGAGGTACCATACATTCCCATAGACCCCTCTGACATTGGGAAAACTTATGAATCAATCATAAGAATAAACAGCCAGTCCGGTAAGGGAGGCATAGCCTACATTATGGAGGAGTTTGGATTTAAGATTCCAAAAGAGATGCAGCCGGAGTTTGCAGCGATTATCCAAAAAATATCAGAAGAGACCGGAAAAGAAATCAATGCTGACACTGTTTGGGATAGTTTTGAAAAGCACTACCTTAACCTGAAATCTCCGTTTGAGCTTATAAAATGTAATATAACGGAGTCACAGAAGGAGGACAAAGGTTCTATAGCGTTTCCGTCAGCAGTGGATGCTTGTGTTAAGATTAACAGCAAGCAGGTACATATCTCAGGACAGGGTAATGGTCCTGTAGATGCCTTCTGTAACGCTATAAGAGAGGAGACATCAACAGTGTTTAATCTCATTGGCTATCACGAACATGCGTTGGAAAGAGGTTCAACCTCACGTGCGGCTGCTTACATTCAGCTTGAAAATGACAAAGGGCAGAAGGCCTTTGGCGCAGGTGTTGATACCAATATCAGCATAGCATCAATTAAGGCTATCATCAGTTGTCTTAACAAGCTGGAATAA
- a CDS encoding response regulator → MKALVVEDEFRSRTLLQRIMSRYGDCDVAINGHEAIEAFVHAWKEEHPYDLICMDIMMPEMDGQQALKDIREIEKKAGIEDDNRVKIIMTTAYDIQEEKDEAFEWGCTDYLVKPIDKNKLLDLLKKYNFAQ, encoded by the coding sequence ATGAAAGCCTTAGTGGTAGAGGATGAGTTCAGAAGCAGAACTCTTTTACAAAGGATAATGTCACGATACGGGGACTGCGATGTTGCGATAAACGGGCATGAGGCGATAGAGGCTTTTGTTCACGCATGGAAAGAAGAGCATCCTTATGATCTCATCTGCATGGATATCATGATGCCTGAGATGGATGGCCAGCAGGCACTTAAGGATATCAGGGAAATTGAGAAAAAGGCTGGCATTGAGGATGACAACAGAGTTAAAATCATCATGACCACCGCGTATGATATTCAGGAGGAAAAAGACGAGGCTTTTGAATGGGGATGTACGGATTATCTTGTAAAACCAATTGACAAGAACAAATTACTCGACTTACTCAAAAAATATAACTTTGCACAGTAG
- a CDS encoding cation transporter, protein MNNDLKTGNNISQIQQVLIYTMVLNLTVSAFKIIFGMMTHSVSIYSDGFHSVFDGLSNVVGLVGLRFAYNPPDSEHPYGHKKVEILLTVVISLMMFFACFEIFKDVYGALTGKMPQLKISFETFIVMGATLAVNVFVCIYEKRMGQKLNSDFLVADSAHTKSDIYVTCGVLVGLVLSKLGLRHVDPVVGAVVGLMVAWSGLEILRSTISVLIDANQIDTKLLSEISCKIESVVGCHKIRTRGARGNVFVDLHIVVEPDLTVAEGHEIAHKVVNAIKNEMDGVADVVVHVEPAKKT, encoded by the coding sequence ATGAATAACGATTTGAAAACAGGAAACAACATAAGTCAAATACAGCAGGTGTTGATATATACCATGGTGTTAAACCTGACGGTATCAGCCTTTAAAATAATCTTCGGCATGATGACTCATTCGGTGTCTATATATTCGGATGGATTTCATTCGGTTTTTGACGGTCTTTCAAATGTGGTAGGATTAGTTGGTCTGCGATTTGCCTACAACCCGCCTGACAGTGAACACCCTTATGGCCACAAGAAAGTGGAGATTCTTCTTACTGTTGTAATATCGCTTATGATGTTTTTTGCGTGTTTTGAGATTTTTAAAGATGTTTATGGAGCGCTCACTGGGAAAATGCCACAGTTAAAGATTTCGTTTGAGACTTTTATCGTAATGGGTGCCACCCTTGCTGTAAATGTATTTGTCTGCATATATGAAAAAAGGATGGGACAAAAACTTAACAGTGATTTTCTGGTAGCCGACTCGGCACACACTAAAAGCGACATATATGTGACCTGTGGTGTATTAGTTGGCCTTGTTTTGTCAAAACTGGGATTGCGCCATGTTGACCCTGTGGTAGGTGCCGTGGTTGGTTTGATGGTAGCGTGGTCTGGGCTGGAAATTCTGAGGTCAACGATAAGTGTGCTTATTGATGCTAATCAAATTGACACAAAGCTGTTGTCTGAAATTTCCTGTAAGATTGAAAGTGTTGTCGGCTGCCACAAGATTAGGACCCGCGGGGCAAGAGGCAACGTGTTTGTTGACTTACATATAGTCGTTGAACCCGATCTAACTGTGGCAGAAGGACATGAAATCGCACATAAGGTTGTTAACGCTATAAAAAATGAAATGGATGGCGTTGCAGATGTTGTTGTTCACGTTGAACCCGCTAAAAAAACTTGA
- a CDS encoding lysophospholipid acyltransferase family protein codes for MAYLQTIKGFLNPVAFLKWLYWRYLRLVFSELPVAFINAVMSLLARLQMASNRQRKLVTLEELFKSGLIDETCNMRETLHVVFQTQLNSWAKLCYLQKINSSNVDDYVAIEGAEHLDNALRGNRGALLLNSHFGPYMMSMPALGYRGYRVNQVAIQGDPPTVGRKGFFWYANEAKFQAVEKLMPVNFINASIPVGDKNGLRNMSMRDIILALQRNEFVLFPATGRGGRKWVQASFLGRTVNFNISPFKLAIKTGTALLPVFLIDLRDGIAKMVVEPPIDVSENDTSETLLDKYLAVVSRYVKHYPEQFAYFLYEMKMKSWWDDHPFFTDYKTSRVFIKKT; via the coding sequence ATGGCATATCTTCAAACAATAAAAGGCTTTTTGAACCCTGTCGCTTTTTTAAAGTGGCTTTACTGGAGGTATTTGAGATTAGTTTTTTCAGAGCTTCCGGTTGCGTTTATCAATGCAGTGATGTCGCTTTTAGCGCGCTTACAAATGGCGTCAAACAGACAGCGTAAGCTTGTCACACTTGAGGAGCTTTTTAAATCAGGCTTGATAGATGAAACTTGTAATATGCGGGAGACGTTGCATGTTGTATTTCAAACCCAACTGAACTCATGGGCAAAACTCTGTTATTTACAAAAAATCAACAGCAGTAATGTTGACGACTATGTTGCAATTGAGGGGGCAGAGCATCTTGATAACGCTCTCAGAGGAAACAGGGGAGCACTTTTATTGAATTCTCATTTTGGACCATATATGATGTCTATGCCGGCACTTGGATACAGAGGCTATCGGGTTAACCAGGTAGCCATTCAGGGGGACCCTCCAACTGTGGGCAGAAAAGGGTTTTTCTGGTATGCTAATGAGGCCAAATTTCAGGCCGTGGAAAAACTTATGCCTGTGAATTTCATAAACGCAAGCATCCCAGTTGGAGATAAAAACGGTTTAAGAAACATGTCTATGAGAGATATCATACTTGCTTTGCAAAGAAATGAGTTCGTACTGTTTCCTGCAACCGGTCGAGGAGGCAGAAAGTGGGTACAAGCATCATTTCTGGGACGCACCGTTAACTTTAATATATCCCCCTTCAAACTTGCCATTAAAACAGGTACTGCGCTGTTGCCTGTGTTTCTCATTGACCTCAGAGATGGCATAGCAAAGATGGTTGTAGAACCTCCTATAGATGTTTCAGAAAATGACACATCTGAAACCCTTCTGGATAAGTACCTGGCTGTGGTGAGCAGATATGTGAAACACTATCCTGAGCAATTTGCTTATTTTCTCTATGAAATGAAGATGAAATCATGGTGGGACGATCACCCCTTTTTTACCGATTACAAAACCAGCAGGGTATTCATTAAAAAAACTTGA
- a CDS encoding response regulator, protein MNINKLNELSETRVMIVEDEWIIATNLQNVLEDIGLTVTSVVLSGEEALKRAADERPDVVLMDILLHGKMDGIETAESLRELYDIPVVYLTSHTDERTFQRAKGSAPFGYLVKPFERTELRYAIEMAVYKHRMEKALREKSRQLEELNKSLELKVKDEVEKGRHREHMLIQQSKLAAMGEMMFNIAHHWRQPLNIIGLLIQDLDEASTFGEIDDEYVKKMSSDTMEQLNLMSKTISDFSNFCKPSDTKIVFDIKEALDNVVALVKSQLENNQINIIIRKSDGSIFKPDSYVTVGYPGEFKQVILSILNNAKDSIFSKRLSSSYVHGEDGEIIIEFSETKDSVRVSIKDNGEGISDLIRDRIFEPYFTTKTDGIGIGLYMSKLIIENYMNGKLYASNTEAGAMFTVQLQRQIQ, encoded by the coding sequence ATGAATATTAATAAGCTGAACGAACTGTCCGAAACCAGGGTGATGATAGTTGAGGATGAGTGGATAATAGCAACTAATCTTCAAAACGTGCTTGAGGACATCGGGCTTACCGTGACAAGTGTGGTTCTGTCCGGCGAGGAGGCACTAAAAAGGGCAGCGGATGAAAGACCTGATGTTGTTCTTATGGACATTCTCCTGCACGGTAAAATGGACGGTATAGAGACTGCGGAAAGTTTAAGAGAGCTCTATGACATTCCGGTAGTGTATCTGACCTCCCACACTGACGAACGAACGTTTCAAAGGGCAAAGGGTTCAGCGCCGTTTGGTTATCTGGTTAAACCGTTTGAAAGGACTGAGTTGAGATATGCCATAGAGATGGCTGTGTATAAGCACAGGATGGAAAAAGCACTCAGGGAAAAATCGAGGCAGTTAGAGGAGTTAAACAAATCCCTTGAGCTAAAGGTTAAGGATGAAGTGGAAAAAGGCCGGCACAGAGAGCATATGTTAATCCAGCAGTCTAAACTTGCGGCGATGGGCGAGATGATGTTTAATATTGCCCACCACTGGAGACAGCCGTTAAACATTATAGGCCTGTTAATTCAGGACCTTGATGAAGCCTCAACGTTTGGCGAAATTGACGACGAGTATGTAAAGAAAATGTCCAGTGACACCATGGAGCAGCTTAACCTGATGTCCAAAACAATATCCGATTTCAGTAATTTTTGTAAGCCCTCGGACACTAAAATAGTGTTTGATATTAAAGAGGCACTGGACAATGTAGTTGCTCTTGTGAAAAGCCAACTTGAGAATAACCAGATAAATATAATAATCCGGAAATCTGACGGGAGCATTTTTAAACCAGATTCGTATGTGACAGTGGGGTACCCCGGTGAGTTTAAGCAAGTAATCCTCAGTATTCTAAATAATGCCAAAGATTCGATTTTTTCAAAGCGGCTAAGCAGCAGCTATGTACATGGAGAGGATGGTGAAATTATAATAGAGTTTAGTGAGACTAAAGATTCAGTACGCGTAAGTATCAAAGACAATGGAGAGGGAATTTCTGACCTTATACGGGACAGGATTTTTGAGCCCTACTTTACGACAAAAACTGACGGTATAGGAATTGGTTTATACATGTCTAAACTGATAATAGAAAACTACATGAATGGCAAATTGTATGCCAGTAATACAGAAGCGGGTGCCATGTTTACGGTACAACTGCAAAGACAAATCCAATAA
- a CDS encoding O-antigen ligase family protein — protein sequence MYEFIKIRLRFSDEKTFLETFLLLYAFVSAVFFLFTPYALIPVILIPVLFLTILKPEIFLALTFLTVYIQHTALKFMFAAGDIMEYPVYLIFLFLTLISWVLKKAINKETKRQTTPLDAPLLIIFLVETLTLLWTPNLELGLHFFAMFTCNAITFYLITAIVNDEKSLRNAVITIAVSTFIIIISVVVSKYYAKRIDMTLAKGITLGFFGIEQVDKRPMGLAGGPPSSELIVMVIMVFAPIGFRYKGFKHNLFFIATLSAFYAIGIMAVRSALASAVIGITLLIYLHPNTRKKFIFNALKYIVSIGLVVVFLTPGFIDRILMGFGYTEKLWFTPTKTPASTEFLSSSTQGVAGVNTRWLIWKSGFKHFMENPYTVLIGIGMSGFVYISKYTATETHGLVLSFLFDMGLAGIVLFLYLLWKIVYSMKEIYKRMDGSLTADIALGSVVSVIAVLGINETVWGDLTSVSSRYSWFVLSFLAASYNVLKNKHVAQTVN from the coding sequence ATGTATGAATTCATAAAAATTAGATTACGTTTCTCAGACGAAAAGACTTTTTTGGAGACATTTTTACTTCTTTATGCCTTCGTATCAGCTGTGTTTTTTCTGTTTACTCCTTACGCGCTCATTCCTGTAATATTGATTCCTGTACTGTTTTTAACGATACTTAAGCCTGAGATATTTCTTGCCCTTACGTTTCTAACCGTTTATATTCAGCACACGGCGCTTAAATTCATGTTTGCCGCAGGGGACATAATGGAGTATCCCGTTTACCTGATTTTTTTATTTTTAACACTAATTTCATGGGTATTAAAAAAGGCCATAAACAAAGAGACAAAGAGACAGACCACTCCGCTTGATGCACCTCTTTTGATTATTTTTTTGGTTGAAACGTTAACTTTGTTATGGACACCAAATCTGGAGCTTGGGCTGCACTTCTTTGCCATGTTTACCTGTAATGCCATCACATTTTATCTTATTACGGCTATTGTTAATGATGAGAAATCCCTAAGAAATGCAGTTATCACAATTGCTGTTTCCACATTCATAATTATAATTTCCGTGGTGGTTTCAAAGTACTATGCTAAAAGAATAGATATGACTTTGGCTAAGGGTATAACCCTTGGTTTTTTTGGAATCGAGCAGGTGGACAAAAGACCTATGGGACTTGCCGGAGGGCCGCCATCTTCTGAGCTTATTGTAATGGTCATAATGGTCTTTGCTCCGATTGGTTTCAGGTACAAGGGGTTTAAACACAATTTATTTTTTATTGCAACCCTGTCAGCGTTCTATGCAATAGGCATTATGGCTGTTCGTTCAGCTTTGGCATCAGCTGTCATAGGCATTACTTTGCTTATCTACCTTCACCCAAATACCAGGAAAAAGTTTATTTTTAATGCCCTGAAATATATAGTAAGCATCGGGCTTGTAGTGGTGTTTTTGACCCCTGGGTTTATAGATAGAATTCTAATGGGCTTTGGCTATACGGAAAAACTCTGGTTTACTCCGACCAAAACCCCTGCAAGTACCGAATTTCTTAGTTCAAGCACACAGGGCGTTGCAGGGGTTAATACCCGTTGGCTGATATGGAAATCCGGGTTTAAACACTTTATGGAAAATCCATATACAGTTTTAATAGGGATTGGAATGAGCGGTTTTGTTTATATCTCTAAGTACACTGCTACCGAGACCCACGGTTTAGTGCTCTCTTTCCTGTTTGACATGGGACTGGCAGGCATTGTGCTATTTCTGTATCTTTTGTGGAAAATCGTGTACTCTATGAAAGAAATATATAAGCGAATGGACGGCTCACTCACCGCCGATATTGCACTGGGCTCTGTTGTTTCCGTCATTGCGGTTTTGGGAATAAACGAGACTGTATGGGGTGATCTGACCTCAGTCTCATCAAGATACAGTTGGTTTGTGTTATCTTTCCTTGCAGCTTCCTATAACGTTTTGAAAAACAAACATGTAGCCCAAACCGTTAACTAA